In Xenopus tropicalis strain Nigerian chromosome 5, UCB_Xtro_10.0, whole genome shotgun sequence, one genomic interval encodes:
- the syncrip gene encoding heterogeneous nuclear ribonucleoprotein Q isoform X5 has protein sequence MAAEHVNGNGTEEPMDTYAAVAQSEHMQTLLDAGLPQKVAEKLDEIYISGLVTHSDLDERAIEALKEFNEEGALAVLQQFKDSDLSHVQNKSAFLCGVMKTYRQREKQGTKVADSSKGPDESKIKALLERTGYTLDVTTGQRKYGGPPPDFVHTGQQPSVGTEIFVGKIPRDLFEDELVPLFEKAGSIWDLRLMMDPLTGLNRGYAFVTFCTKEAAQEAVKLYNNHEIRPGKHIGVCISVANNRLFVGSIPKSKTKEQIVEEFSKVTEGLTDVILYHQPDDKKKNRGFCFLEYEDHKTAAQARRRLMSGKVKVWGNVVTVEWADPIEDPDPEVMAKVKVLFVRNLANTVTEEILEKAFGQFGKLERVKKLKDYAFIHFDERVGAVKAMEEMNGKELEGENIEIVFAKPPDQKRKERKAQRQAAKNQMYDEYYYYGGPHMPPPSRGRGRGGRGGYGYPSDYYGYDDYYDYYGYDYHNYRGGYDDPFYGYEDFQVGARGRGGRGARGAAPSRGRGAVPPRGRAGYSQRGGPGSARGARGARGGAQQQRGRGVRGARGGRGGNVGGKRKADGYNQPDSKRRQTNNQNWGSQPIAQQPLQGKRGRGRS, from the exons GTTTAGTTACACATAGTGATTTAGATGAACGAGCTATAGAGGCTTTAAAGGAGTTTAATGAAGAAGGTGCACTAGCTGTGCTTCAGCAGTTTAAGGACAGTGATCTTTCGCATGTACAG AATAAAAGTGCCTTTTTATGTGGAGTTATGAAGACCTACAGGCAGAGGGAAAAACAAGGGACCAAAGTGGCTGATTCTAGTAAAGGGCCTGATGAGTCCAAAATAAAG gcaCTGCTGGAAAGAACAGGGTACACACTTGATGTGACAACAGGTCAAAGAAAATATGGAGGTCCACCTCCAGATTTTGTGCATACTGGACAGCAGCCATCAGTTGGAACAGAA ATTTTTGTGGGGAAAATCCCTAGAGATCTCTTTGAAGATGAGCTTGTCCCGTTATTTGAAAAAGCTGGATCAATATGGGATCTCCGCTTAATGATGGATCCATTGACTGGTTTAAATAGGGGATATGCTTTTGTGACATTCTGTACAAAAGAAGCTGCTCAGGAAGCTGTTAAGCTG TACAATAACCATGAGATCCGACCTGGAAAGCACATTGGTGTGTGTATCTCTGTTGCCAATAACAGACTCTTTGTTGGGTCAATTCCAAAAAGTAAAACCAAGGAACAAATTGTTGAAGAATTTAGCAAAGTAACAG AGGGACTTACTGATGTTATATTATACCATCAACctgatgataaaaaaaagaatagaggATTTTGCTTTCTTGAGTATGAAGATCACAAAACTGCTGCTCAAGCCCGGCGCAGGTTAATGAGTGGCAAAGTAAAAGTGTGGGGCAATGTTGTGACAGTGGAATGGGCAGACCCTATTGAAGATCCAGATCCTGAAGTTATGGCAAAG GTTAAAGTTTTATTTGTTCGCAATCTTGCAAATACTGTTACAGAAGAAATTTTAGAAAAAGCGTTTGGTCAGTTTGGTAAATTGGAACGCGTGAAGAAGCTAAAAGACTATGCTTTCATTCATTTTGATGAGCGTGTTGGCGCTGTTAAG GCAATGGAAGAAATGAATGGTAAAGAGTTAGAAGGAGAAAACATTGAAATTGTTTTTGCCAAGCCACCTGATCAAAAAAGGAAAGAGCGTAAGGCTCAGAGGCAAGCTGCCAAAAATCAAAT gtatgatgaatattattattatggtggCCCACATATGCCACCTCCCTCCAGAGGTAGAGGCCGTGGAGGCAGAGGTGGTTATGGATATCCTTCTGACTATTATGGCTATGATGATTACTATGACTATTATGGCTATGATTACCATAATTACCGTGGTGGATATGACGATCCTTTCTATGGTTACGAAGACTTTCAAGTCGGAGCTAGAGGCAGGGGTGGTAGAGGAGCAAGGGGTGCTGCTCCATCCAGAGGTCGCGGGGCCGTTCCTCCCCGTGGCAGAGCCGGTTATTCACAGAGAGGAGGTCCAGGATCAGCAAGAGGTGCTCGAGGTGCGAGAGGAGGTGCCCAGCAACAAAGAGGCCGCGGGGTACGTGGTGCGAGGGGTGGCCGCGGTGGAAATGTAGGAGGAAAGCGCAAAGCAGATGGGTACAACCAGCCAGATTCCAAGCGGCGCCAGACCAATAATCAGAACTGGGGCTCCCAACCCATTGCTCAGCAACCGCTCCAAG GGAAAAGGGGTCGAGGCCGGTCCTGA
- the syncrip gene encoding heterogeneous nuclear ribonucleoprotein Q isoform X8 gives MKTYRQREKQGTKVADSSKGPDESKIKALLERTGYTLDVTTGQRKYGGPPPDFVHTGQQPSVGTEIFVGKIPRDLFEDELVPLFEKAGSIWDLRLMMDPLTGLNRGYAFVTFCTKEAAQEAVKLYNNHEIRPGKHIGVCISVANNRLFVGSIPKSKTKEQIVEEFSKVTEGLTDVILYHQPDDKKKNRGFCFLEYEDHKTAAQARRRLMSGKVKVWGNVVTVEWADPIEDPDPEVMAKVKVLFVRNLANTVTEEILEKAFGQFGKLERVKKLKDYAFIHFDERVGAVKAMEEMNGKELEGENIEIVFAKPPDQKRKERKAQRQAAKNQMYDEYYYYGGPHMPPPSRGRGRGGRGGYGYPSDYYGYDDYYDYYGYDYHNYRGGYDDPFYGYEDFQVGARGRGGRGARGAAPSRGRGAVPPRGRAGYSQRGGPGSARGARGARGGAQQQRGRGVRGARGGRGGNVGGKRKADGYNQPDSKRRQTNNQNWGSQPIAQQPLQGGDHSGNYGYKSENQEFYQDSFGQQWK, from the exons ATGAAGACCTACAGGCAGAGGGAAAAACAAGGGACCAAAGTGGCTGATTCTAGTAAAGGGCCTGATGAGTCCAAAATAAAG gcaCTGCTGGAAAGAACAGGGTACACACTTGATGTGACAACAGGTCAAAGAAAATATGGAGGTCCACCTCCAGATTTTGTGCATACTGGACAGCAGCCATCAGTTGGAACAGAA ATTTTTGTGGGGAAAATCCCTAGAGATCTCTTTGAAGATGAGCTTGTCCCGTTATTTGAAAAAGCTGGATCAATATGGGATCTCCGCTTAATGATGGATCCATTGACTGGTTTAAATAGGGGATATGCTTTTGTGACATTCTGTACAAAAGAAGCTGCTCAGGAAGCTGTTAAGCTG TACAATAACCATGAGATCCGACCTGGAAAGCACATTGGTGTGTGTATCTCTGTTGCCAATAACAGACTCTTTGTTGGGTCAATTCCAAAAAGTAAAACCAAGGAACAAATTGTTGAAGAATTTAGCAAAGTAACAG AGGGACTTACTGATGTTATATTATACCATCAACctgatgataaaaaaaagaatagaggATTTTGCTTTCTTGAGTATGAAGATCACAAAACTGCTGCTCAAGCCCGGCGCAGGTTAATGAGTGGCAAAGTAAAAGTGTGGGGCAATGTTGTGACAGTGGAATGGGCAGACCCTATTGAAGATCCAGATCCTGAAGTTATGGCAAAG GTTAAAGTTTTATTTGTTCGCAATCTTGCAAATACTGTTACAGAAGAAATTTTAGAAAAAGCGTTTGGTCAGTTTGGTAAATTGGAACGCGTGAAGAAGCTAAAAGACTATGCTTTCATTCATTTTGATGAGCGTGTTGGCGCTGTTAAG GCAATGGAAGAAATGAATGGTAAAGAGTTAGAAGGAGAAAACATTGAAATTGTTTTTGCCAAGCCACCTGATCAAAAAAGGAAAGAGCGTAAGGCTCAGAGGCAAGCTGCCAAAAATCAAAT gtatgatgaatattattattatggtggCCCACATATGCCACCTCCCTCCAGAGGTAGAGGCCGTGGAGGCAGAGGTGGTTATGGATATCCTTCTGACTATTATGGCTATGATGATTACTATGACTATTATGGCTATGATTACCATAATTACCGTGGTGGATATGACGATCCTTTCTATGGTTACGAAGACTTTCAAGTCGGAGCTAGAGGCAGGGGTGGTAGAGGAGCAAGGGGTGCTGCTCCATCCAGAGGTCGCGGGGCCGTTCCTCCCCGTGGCAGAGCCGGTTATTCACAGAGAGGAGGTCCAGGATCAGCAAGAGGTGCTCGAGGTGCGAGAGGAGGTGCCCAGCAACAAAGAGGCCGCGGGGTACGTGGTGCGAGGGGTGGCCGCGGTGGAAATGTAGGAGGAAAGCGCAAAGCAGATGGGTACAACCAGCCAGATTCCAAGCGGCGCCAGACCAATAATCAGAACTGGGGCTCCCAACCCATTGCTCAGCAACCGCTCCAAGGTGGTGATCATTCTGGTAACTATGGTTACAAATCTGAAAACCAGGAGTTTTATCAGGATTCTTTTGGGCAACAGTGGAAATAG